Proteins encoded by one window of Panicum virgatum strain AP13 chromosome 7N, P.virgatum_v5, whole genome shotgun sequence:
- the LOC120683586 gene encoding protein TIFY 9-like isoform X2 — MASRAPVELDFLGLRPAAACDHDNHRHGSTGSAASSSSIRGMKTSAIASIGARQLRRVIAGDDTPAPAPATMTLFYNGAVATFDSVSQDKAEAIMKMAMEVTASNGGRIVRGDAFAGNLAKDMPLTRTKSLQQFLQKRKERKVGSSR; from the exons ATGGCGTCGCGAGCGCCGGTGGAGCTCGACTTCCTCGGCctccgtcccgccgccgcttgcGACCATGACAACCACCGCCATGGCAGCACCGGCAGCGCCGCCTCATCCTCTTCCATCCGAG GCATGAAGACGAGCGCGATAGCGAGCATCGGAGCGCGGCAGCTGCGCCGCgtcatcgccggcgacgacacgccggcgccggcgccggcgacgatgaCGCTCTTCTACAACGGCGCCGTGGCCACCTTCGACAGCGTCTCCCAGGACAAG GCTGAAGCGATAATGaagatggcaatggaggttACTGCCTCCAATGGAGGCCGCATCGTCCGTGGCGATGCATTTGCTGGAAATTTAGCCAAAG ACATGCCGCTCACAAGAACCAAATCGCTGCAGCAGTTCCTGCAGAAGCGAAAAGAGAG AAAAGTGGGCAGCAGTAGGTGA
- the LOC120683586 gene encoding protein TIFY 9-like isoform X1 yields the protein MASRAPVELDFLGLRPAAACDHDNHRHGSTGSAASSSSIRGMKTSAIASIGARQLRRVIAGDDTPAPAPATMTLFYNGAVATFDSVSQDKAEAIMKMAMEVTASNGGRIVRGDAFAGNLAKDMPLTRTKSLQQFLQKRKERLRATSPYQQVGPGGTGRVAAAATKSFRVKEEAA from the exons ATGGCGTCGCGAGCGCCGGTGGAGCTCGACTTCCTCGGCctccgtcccgccgccgcttgcGACCATGACAACCACCGCCATGGCAGCACCGGCAGCGCCGCCTCATCCTCTTCCATCCGAG GCATGAAGACGAGCGCGATAGCGAGCATCGGAGCGCGGCAGCTGCGCCGCgtcatcgccggcgacgacacgccggcgccggcgccggcgacgatgaCGCTCTTCTACAACGGCGCCGTGGCCACCTTCGACAGCGTCTCCCAGGACAAG GCTGAAGCGATAATGaagatggcaatggaggttACTGCCTCCAATGGAGGCCGCATCGTCCGTGGCGATGCATTTGCTGGAAATTTAGCCAAAG ACATGCCGCTCACAAGAACCAAATCGCTGCAGCAGTTCCTGCAGAAGCGAAAAGAGAG GCTGAGGGCCACGAGTCCGTACCAGCAGGTGGGGCCGGGAGGGACCGGCCGCGTTGCTGCGGCGGCGACCAAGTCGTTTCGTGTCAAGGAGGAAGCTGCTTAG
- the LOC120682030 gene encoding uncharacterized protein LOC120682030 isoform X1 has translation MALRPPELRLLGSLTRPGRLAPSPLAALASPRRRRRAPSPSPSPSDSSTPSTAPVSAGGPGVEGFEGPEWKKVSAKRFGIEESMIPAEAWNVLHRLRSRGYDVYLVGGCVRDLIMKKTPKDFDIITTADLRQVKDTFSGSAVIVGRRFPICHVHENNSIVEVSSFSTCARGSSRNPIYNSKSQNCSKNDFVRWKNCQGRDFTINGLMFNPYSEKIYDYLGGINDIKKAKVRTVIPAGTSFQEDCARILRAIRIAARLGFSFPKETAYYVRTLASSVARLDKGRILMEMNYMLAYGSAEASLRLLWRFGLLEHLLPFQAAYFASTRFKRKDKGTNMLLVLFSKLDNFLTPNRPCHNSLWISLLAFHEALARQPRDPLVVATLALAFYLGGDMSLAVDIGKSINRQHDSSFRELLEPQIWADKHLVDEVQSFAALMKRALTEMTDEYLVAKAMAKIPQAPSSDLVFIPLQAYMKVVKFIECVQYGLKERGYEPKSNGKINYDNLSYGTHAEIRNLFTLVVFDTLYPTNMEGQHDGSS, from the exons ATGGCCTTGCGCCCCCCGGAGCTGCGGTTGCTCGGCTCGCTCACCCGGCCCGGGCGCCTCGCCCCGTCCCCGCTCGCGGCGCtcgcctccccgcgccgccgccgccgcgcgccgtccCCGTCCCCTTCGCCCTCCGACTCCTCCACCCCGTCCACCGCCCCCGTATCCGCGG GCGGGCCTGGGGTGGAGGGGTTCGAGGGGCCCGAGTGGAAGAAGGTCAGCGCCAAGCGGTTCGGCATCGAGGAGTCCATGATCCCCGCCGAGGCCTGGAACGTGCTACATCGCCTCCGCAGCAGAG GATATGATGTGTACCTTGTTGGTGGTTGTGTTCGAGATCTCATAATGAAGAAGACGCCGAAAGATTTTGACATAATAACAACAGCTGATCTTAGGCAG GTGAAAGACACTTTCTCAGGATCAGCTGTTATAGTGGGAAGGCGTTTCCCCATATGCCATGTACATGAGAACAATTCTATTGTTGAG GTGTCTAGTTTTAGTACTTGTGCAAGGGGGTCAAGTCGCAATCCTATTTACAATTCAAAGAGCCAAAACTGTAGCAAGAATGATTTTGTTCGCTGGAAAAACTGTCAAGGGAGGGACTTCACCATAAATGG GTTAATGTTCAACCCATATTCAGAAAAGATCTATGATTACTTGGGAGGCATTAATGATATTAAGAAAGCTAAG GTCCGTACTGTCATTCCTGCTGGCACTTCGTTCCAAGAGGACTGTG CCCGTATTCTACGTGCAATCAGAATTGCAGCTCGGTTAGGGTTTAGCTTCCCCAAAGAAACAGCTTATTATGTGAGAACACTTGCCTCCTCAGTGGCAAGGCTTGACAAG GGAAGAATACTCATGGAGATGAACTATATGCTTGCTTATGGTTCAGCCGAAGCTTCTTTAAGGTTGCTATGGAGATTTGGTCTCCTTGAACATTTGTTACCCTTTCAG GCAGCTTATTTCGCTTCAACTCGTTTTAAGAGAAAGGATAAAGGAACCAATATGCTACTT GTTTTATTTTCTAAGCTGGATAATTTTCTTACGCCAAACAGGCCATGCCATAATAGTCTATG GATAAGCCTTTTAGCATTTCATGAAGCTTTGGCTCGCCAACCACGTGATCCTTTGGTGGTGGCTACTCTTGCACTAGCCTTCTACCTGGGAGGTGATATGTCATTGGCAGTGGATATTGGAAAATCAATCAACCGGCAACATGATTCTAGCTTTCGAGAGCTTTTAGAACCCCAAATCTGGGCTGATAAGCATTTGGTGGATGAGGTACAAAGCTTTGCTGCATTGATGAAGCGGGCGCTAACTGAAATGACTGATGAATATCTTGTCGCAAAAGCTATGGCGAAAATTCCTCAAGCACCATCCTCAGATCTT GTATTTATACCACTACAAGCATACATGAAGGTTGTCAAATTCATTGAGTGTGTTCAATATGGCTTAAAGGAGCGTGGCTATGAACCAAAAAGTAATGGGAAAATCAATTATGATAACCTGTCTTATGGTACACATGCAGAAATAAGAAATCTCTTTACACTGGTAGTTTTTGACACACTATACCCCACAAACATGGAGGGTCAACATGATGGCAGTTCTTGA
- the LOC120682030 gene encoding poly(A) polymerase I-like isoform X2, producing the protein MALRPPELRLLGSLTRPGRLAPSPLAALASPRRRRRAPSPSPSPSDSSTPSTAPVSAGGPGVEGFEGPEWKKVSAKRFGIEESMIPAEAWNVLHRLRSRGYDVYLVGGCVRDLIMKKTPKDFDIITTADLRQVKDTFSGSAVIVGRRFPICHVHENNSIVEVSSFSTCARGSSRNPIYNSKSQNCSKNDFVRWKNCQGRDFTINGLMFNPYSEKIYDYLGGINDIKKAKVRTVIPAGTSFQEDCARILRAIRIAARLGFSFPKETAYYVRTLASSVARLDKGRILMEMNYMLAYGSAEASLRLLWRFGLLEHLLPFQAAYFASTRFKRKDKGTNMLLVLFSKLDNFLTPNRPCHNSLWISLLAFHEALARQPRDPLVVATLALAFYLGGDMSLAVDIGKSINRQHDSSFRELLEPQIWADKHLVDEVQSFAALMKRALTEMTDEYLVAKAMAKIPQAPSSDLK; encoded by the exons ATGGCCTTGCGCCCCCCGGAGCTGCGGTTGCTCGGCTCGCTCACCCGGCCCGGGCGCCTCGCCCCGTCCCCGCTCGCGGCGCtcgcctccccgcgccgccgccgccgcgcgccgtccCCGTCCCCTTCGCCCTCCGACTCCTCCACCCCGTCCACCGCCCCCGTATCCGCGG GCGGGCCTGGGGTGGAGGGGTTCGAGGGGCCCGAGTGGAAGAAGGTCAGCGCCAAGCGGTTCGGCATCGAGGAGTCCATGATCCCCGCCGAGGCCTGGAACGTGCTACATCGCCTCCGCAGCAGAG GATATGATGTGTACCTTGTTGGTGGTTGTGTTCGAGATCTCATAATGAAGAAGACGCCGAAAGATTTTGACATAATAACAACAGCTGATCTTAGGCAG GTGAAAGACACTTTCTCAGGATCAGCTGTTATAGTGGGAAGGCGTTTCCCCATATGCCATGTACATGAGAACAATTCTATTGTTGAG GTGTCTAGTTTTAGTACTTGTGCAAGGGGGTCAAGTCGCAATCCTATTTACAATTCAAAGAGCCAAAACTGTAGCAAGAATGATTTTGTTCGCTGGAAAAACTGTCAAGGGAGGGACTTCACCATAAATGG GTTAATGTTCAACCCATATTCAGAAAAGATCTATGATTACTTGGGAGGCATTAATGATATTAAGAAAGCTAAG GTCCGTACTGTCATTCCTGCTGGCACTTCGTTCCAAGAGGACTGTG CCCGTATTCTACGTGCAATCAGAATTGCAGCTCGGTTAGGGTTTAGCTTCCCCAAAGAAACAGCTTATTATGTGAGAACACTTGCCTCCTCAGTGGCAAGGCTTGACAAG GGAAGAATACTCATGGAGATGAACTATATGCTTGCTTATGGTTCAGCCGAAGCTTCTTTAAGGTTGCTATGGAGATTTGGTCTCCTTGAACATTTGTTACCCTTTCAG GCAGCTTATTTCGCTTCAACTCGTTTTAAGAGAAAGGATAAAGGAACCAATATGCTACTT GTTTTATTTTCTAAGCTGGATAATTTTCTTACGCCAAACAGGCCATGCCATAATAGTCTATG GATAAGCCTTTTAGCATTTCATGAAGCTTTGGCTCGCCAACCACGTGATCCTTTGGTGGTGGCTACTCTTGCACTAGCCTTCTACCTGGGAGGTGATATGTCATTGGCAGTGGATATTGGAAAATCAATCAACCGGCAACATGATTCTAGCTTTCGAGAGCTTTTAGAACCCCAAATCTGGGCTGATAAGCATTTGGTGGATGAGGTACAAAGCTTTGCTGCATTGATGAAGCGGGCGCTAACTGAAATGACTGATGAATATCTTGTCGCAAAAGCTATGGCGAAAATTCCTCAAGCACCATCCTCAGATCTT AAATAA